TACAGCGGGTGGATACGGCCGCGGCGGGACGGGCCGGTGGGGGTCAGCAGGGCGATGCGGTTGTCGGGGCCGGGTGGTTCGCCGGGGGGCGGGGTCTGGGGGGCGGTCGCGGAGGAGTAGGCGAAGCCCGTGTAGTGCGGGCTGTCGTCGGACGCGGCGGGCGGCGGCGGAAGCCGGTCGGAGCCGTGGTTGACCAGGCGGACGATCCCGTCGGCGGCCGTGGAGTGCAGCAGCCACCCCGGTGCGGGCAGGGCCAGGTACCGGTCGGCGGTGTCGACGGGGCCCGCCTCCTCCGGTGCCGTCCACACGGGGTGGTCGGCGGGCAGGAGCAGACCGAGGAAGGCCTTGCTCGCCCAGTACGGGGAGGCCGGTCCCGAGTACGGCTGGGTGACGGGAAGGTGGGGCCGGTACCAGCCCAGACTCAACAAGCCCTGCTCATCAGGGACTTGGCGGTCGGTGAAGTGCTTCAGGGCGCCCGAGGCGAGGCGGCGGGTGCGGCCGGGCGACAGCGGGGTGGCGTCGGCGAGGACGCCCGCCCACAGCGGGGCGGCGGTGGCGTAGCGGTAGGTGAGGGAGCGGCCCTGGTGGACGGGGGCGCCGTCGGAGCCGAAGAAGTACTGGTGGACGCCGAGGAACTCGCGCAGCCGGGCGCGGTGGACGGCGACGCGGGCGGGGTCCGCGCGCGGGCCGGCGACGCGGGCCCACAGGGCGGGGTAGAGGTGCAGGGCCCAGGCGTTGTAGTAGTCGAACTTCCGGCCGTCGCCGTCGGTGTACCAGCCGCCGCCCCGGTACCAGTCGTCGAGGCGGTCGAGTCCCGCGTCGATCTCGGCGCGCTCGTGCGGACCGCCGACGGAGGCGAGGAACTCCTCGACGATGACCTGGAAGAGCCGCCAGTTGGAGTCGTTGACGGCGGCGCCGACGAAGCCGCCGAGCCAGTCGACGGTCAACTCCTTTGTTTTGCTCGCGAGTTGCTCCCAGATCCAGGGGCGGGTCTCGTGCAGGGCGAGGGCGACGGAGGCCGCCTCGACCATGGGCTGGGAGCGGTCGGTGACGGGCGGCCAGTGCTCCGGATGGCGGGGGTCGACTCCGGCGGCGAGCCCGGCGGCGTAGCGCTCGATCAGCGCGGGGCCGACGGCTCCGCCCGAGCCCGCGATGCGGAAGGCGGCCAGCAGGAACGAGCGGGCGTATCCCTCCAGCCCGTCCGACCAGGCCCCGGAGTGACCGGTGCGGCCGGGCAGCCGGTACTGGGCGAGGCCTGGGGTGGCGTACGGCCGGAGCGCGGCGAGCAGCCGGTCGGCGGCGGCCTCCCAGTGGGCGCGGGTGTAGCCGGTCCTGGGGGACAAGTCGTGGTCGGGGGGCGGCAGTTGGCCGGCGTCGGCCGACGGGTGCGGCGCGGTCATACGGGGGCGGTACCTCCGTGGGTCAGTGCGCGCGCCCGGGTGGGGGCGCGGCGACGCTGTCGCGTACGACGATGTGGGTGCCGAGCAGATGGTGGGTGCCGGCGGCGTGTTCGGGGTCGCGCAGGGCGATGCGCACGGCGGCGCGGCCGAGTTCCTCGGCGGGCGTGCGGACGGTGGTGAGGGGCGGGTGGAAGTCCTCGGCGAGCGGTATGTCGTTGTAGCCGACGACGGAGATGTCGTCGGGGACGCGCAGTCCGGCCTCGGCGACGGCGCGCAGGGCGCCGGCCGCGACCATGTCGTCCCCGGCGAAGACGGCAGTGAACTCCGGGCGTTCCTTGAGGAGTTCGGCCATCGCGCGGAGCCCGGCGGCCCGCCCGAGGCCGCAGTCGACGACGTGTGCGGCGGCCGGCGGCAGTCCGTGTTCGGCGAGGGCGGCGCGGTAGCCGCGGACGCGGGCGTCCAGGGCGGTGTTGCCGGGCAGTCCGCCGAGGAAGACGATCCTGCGGTGGCCGGCCGAGAGCAGGTGCCCGGTGAGGGCGCGGGCCCCGGCCTCGTTGTCGAACTCGACGACCAGCGCGGGGATGCGGGGGTCGGGGGCGGGCCGTCCGCACAGCACCAGACGGGCGCCGGCGGCGTCCAGGGCCTGGGCGTAGTGGGCGACGCGCTCGCGGTAGGCGTCGTCCTCGACGACCCCGCCGACCAGGATCACCAGCCGGGCGCCCTCCTCCCTCATGAGCTGCACGAACGCCAGCTCGCGCTGCGGGTCCCCGCCGGTGGTGCCGACCAGGCAGAGCCAGCCGTGCGCGGCGGCCTCCGCCTCGACGCCCTCGGCGACCTGGGCGTAGAACGGGCTGGTGACCTGGCGCAGGACGACGGCGACCGTCTTGCGGCCGCCGCCGACCAGGGCGCGGGCGTGGGCGTTGGCGACGTAGTCGAGGGCGCGGGCGGCGCGCAGGACCCGGGTGCGGGTGGCGGGCGGTACCGGGTAGTTGCCGCTGAGCACGCGCGAGACCGTGGCCACGGACACGCCCGCCCGTTCGGCCACCTCACGGATGGTCACGCGCCGCTGTGCCGCCATGTCGCTCCCCGTTCCCTCGCCCATGTCCACGTCC
The Streptomyces sp. NBC_01485 genome window above contains:
- a CDS encoding DUF2264 domain-containing protein, which translates into the protein MTAPHPSADAGQLPPPDHDLSPRTGYTRAHWEAAADRLLAALRPYATPGLAQYRLPGRTGHSGAWSDGLEGYARSFLLAAFRIAGSGGAVGPALIERYAAGLAAGVDPRHPEHWPPVTDRSQPMVEAASVALALHETRPWIWEQLASKTKELTVDWLGGFVGAAVNDSNWRLFQVIVEEFLASVGGPHERAEIDAGLDRLDDWYRGGGWYTDGDGRKFDYYNAWALHLYPALWARVAGPRADPARVAVHRARLREFLGVHQYFFGSDGAPVHQGRSLTYRYATAAPLWAGVLADATPLSPGRTRRLASGALKHFTDRQVPDEQGLLSLGWYRPHLPVTQPYSGPASPYWASKAFLGLLLPADHPVWTAPEEAGPVDTADRYLALPAPGWLLHSTAADGIVRLVNHGSDRLPPPPAASDDSPHYTGFAYSSATAPQTPPPGEPPGPDNRIALLTPTGPSRRGRIHPLYADGRRAASWHTPLGPDGDVRARITTASVVRGPWEVRVHRVEARSGTPVREGGWAVACDDAPPAALTGEAWAQARRADGLTSALVGLLGWDDVTAEVARARGHNAYGDHSAVPLFTTTHPGGTLLVATLVVLTADPLVSADLQRGACAVPVPDGRLEIRFPDGTTETVTPPPGPA
- a CDS encoding LacI family DNA-binding transcriptional regulator — protein: MAAQRRVTIREVAERAGVSVATVSRVLSGNYPVPPATRTRVLRAARALDYVANAHARALVGGGRKTVAVVLRQVTSPFYAQVAEGVEAEAAAHGWLCLVGTTGGDPQRELAFVQLMREEGARLVILVGGVVEDDAYRERVAHYAQALDAAGARLVLCGRPAPDPRIPALVVEFDNEAGARALTGHLLSAGHRRIVFLGGLPGNTALDARVRGYRAALAEHGLPPAAAHVVDCGLGRAAGLRAMAELLKERPEFTAVFAGDDMVAAGALRAVAEAGLRVPDDISVVGYNDIPLAEDFHPPLTTVRTPAEELGRAAVRIALRDPEHAAGTHHLLGTHIVVRDSVAAPPPGRAH